A region from the Salicibibacter cibarius genome encodes:
- a CDS encoding thioredoxin family protein has protein sequence MQNVETKEAFEEAIQSERVVVMFSADWCPDCRVIEPALPSIEADYPEVEFVHADRDQLLDICREYDIFGIPSFVGFKNGKEIDRFADKNRKSEEEVTAFLDRYLSKG, from the coding sequence ATGCAAAATGTAGAAACGAAAGAAGCGTTTGAAGAAGCGATACAGAGCGAAAGGGTCGTCGTCATGTTTAGCGCCGACTGGTGTCCCGATTGCCGCGTGATTGAACCGGCTCTCCCGAGTATTGAAGCGGACTATCCGGAAGTGGAATTTGTCCATGCAGATCGGGATCAATTGTTGGATATATGCCGGGAGTATGATATTTTCGGAATTCCGAGCTTCGTAGGTTTTAAAAACGGAAAAGAAATCGATCGTTTTGCGGATAAAAACCGGAAAAGCGAAGAAGAAGTTACAGCTTTTCTTGACCGCTATTTATCAAAGGGCTGA
- a CDS encoding DNA translocase FtsK — MSRKWSNILKKLNRYFFGEQSDYENNREEQVQYRKKKQQRHTGNVGRVTGAKVVHRYPKGGNFRFPMDVEASPPRRQPQKPREPVNVNPRTNTPEPVKKEKQKEYFTNTNFALTHIPSPVHGYQKPPMKDQERETGKAEIAATEQVATPEIGDDKEEKETAIEHHRSAEHDLNLRGVSERPKQRSDKSPTPPSPSTSNDVSEPSKERRKQEVPNRSAKRAEQTNRETREPSGDVSNVIMTPVDRYNYEQRKRQKKESNPPAAKPAAANQGYDSPPLSLLTPAMQASNVDEKKLQEQREQLEATLHQFQVKAAVTNVTEGPSIVRFEVQPAPGVKVNKVTNLSDDLKLAMAAMDLRMEAPIPGKNAIGIEVPKENREPVALRELFEKEAFRNHKSPLAVALGLDITGRPIIMDLNSMPHGLIAGATGSGKSVCINSILVSLLYKADPEEVKLLLIDPKVVELAFYKDIPHLAAPVVTDPKEATMTLKWSVAEMERRYQLFADAGVRDIKGYNQKADEKLPYLVIVIDELADLMMVAPQDVEASISRIAQKARACGIHLLVATQRPSVDVITGLIKANIPTRIAFAVSSAVDSRTILDTGGAERLIGKGDMLLSENGASKLVRLQGTFVSDEEIDEVAAYLRHKKAPAYLFTKNDVVKHESRSDDDDLLEDASHFVIQQGSASTSLIQRQFHIGYNRAARLMDMMETKGIVSAAAGTKPRDVLVNDGQLAELFEK, encoded by the coding sequence ATGTCCAGAAAGTGGAGCAATATCCTCAAAAAGCTCAACCGTTACTTTTTCGGCGAGCAATCAGATTATGAAAATAACCGGGAAGAACAGGTTCAATATAGAAAGAAGAAGCAACAACGGCATACGGGAAATGTTGGACGGGTGACCGGCGCCAAGGTCGTACATAGATATCCAAAAGGGGGAAACTTTCGATTTCCAATGGATGTAGAAGCGTCGCCCCCGCGCCGTCAACCCCAAAAACCGCGGGAGCCCGTGAATGTTAACCCGAGAACGAATACACCGGAACCGGTCAAAAAAGAAAAACAGAAAGAATACTTTACAAATACGAATTTTGCGTTGACGCACATCCCCTCTCCCGTGCACGGCTATCAAAAGCCGCCTATGAAAGATCAGGAGAGAGAAACAGGGAAAGCGGAGATTGCGGCGACAGAGCAGGTAGCAACGCCTGAGATCGGCGACGATAAAGAGGAGAAGGAAACAGCTATAGAACATCATCGATCGGCTGAACATGACCTAAACTTGCGGGGAGTATCCGAACGGCCGAAACAACGATCAGATAAATCCCCAACGCCGCCTAGCCCAAGCACTTCAAACGATGTTTCCGAACCGTCCAAAGAACGGCGCAAACAAGAAGTGCCAAACCGTTCGGCCAAGCGAGCGGAACAAACGAATAGAGAAACAAGGGAACCGTCGGGAGATGTCAGCAATGTCATTATGACACCGGTTGACCGTTATAATTATGAGCAAAGAAAAAGACAGAAGAAAGAAAGCAATCCCCCCGCCGCCAAACCGGCAGCTGCCAATCAAGGCTATGATTCGCCTCCACTCTCGTTATTAACACCGGCTATGCAGGCGTCCAATGTAGATGAAAAGAAGCTGCAGGAACAGCGGGAGCAACTGGAAGCAACTTTACATCAATTTCAGGTGAAAGCGGCGGTCACCAATGTTACGGAGGGGCCTTCGATTGTCCGCTTTGAAGTGCAGCCGGCCCCGGGTGTGAAAGTCAATAAAGTAACGAACCTCAGCGATGATTTAAAATTGGCGATGGCGGCCATGGACTTGCGGATGGAGGCGCCGATCCCCGGAAAAAACGCCATCGGAATTGAAGTTCCCAAGGAAAACCGCGAACCAGTCGCATTGCGGGAGTTATTCGAAAAAGAGGCTTTTCGAAATCATAAAAGCCCACTTGCAGTCGCGTTGGGGCTTGATATCACAGGGCGTCCCATTATAATGGATCTGAATAGCATGCCTCATGGATTGATCGCGGGCGCCACAGGTTCAGGGAAAAGTGTTTGCATTAACTCGATTCTCGTCAGCTTGCTATACAAAGCAGACCCTGAAGAAGTGAAGTTGTTGCTTATCGATCCAAAAGTCGTTGAGCTTGCTTTTTACAAAGATATCCCCCATCTTGCCGCGCCGGTCGTTACCGATCCGAAAGAGGCAACGATGACGTTGAAATGGAGCGTAGCGGAAATGGAAAGGCGTTACCAACTATTCGCAGATGCTGGCGTCCGGGATATCAAAGGGTACAATCAAAAAGCAGATGAAAAGCTTCCTTACCTTGTGATAGTTATTGATGAATTGGCTGACTTGATGATGGTCGCCCCCCAAGATGTGGAAGCGTCGATCAGCCGTATCGCCCAAAAAGCAAGAGCTTGCGGGATTCACTTACTCGTGGCTACCCAGCGTCCGTCTGTAGACGTCATTACTGGTTTAATCAAAGCCAATATTCCGACGCGCATTGCTTTTGCTGTTTCTTCGGCGGTAGATTCCAGGACGATTCTGGACACCGGAGGTGCTGAACGCCTGATTGGCAAAGGAGATATGCTGTTAAGTGAAAATGGGGCTTCGAAGCTTGTCCGTTTGCAAGGCACGTTTGTGTCGGACGAAGAAATTGATGAGGTTGCGGCTTATTTGCGTCACAAAAAAGCGCCTGCTTATTTGTTTACAAAAAATGATGTTGTCAAGCATGAATCACGTTCGGACGATGATGATTTATTGGAAGACGCTTCGCATTTCGTTATCCAGCAGGGGAGCGCATCCACATCGCTGATTCAACGGCAATTTCACATTGGCTACAACCGTGCCGCGCGTCTGATGGATATGATGGAGACAAAAGGCATCGTTTCCGCGGCAGCGGGGACAAAACCCCGTGACGTGCTCGTGAATGACGGGCAACTTGCCGAGCTTTTCGAAAAATGA
- a CDS encoding phosphotransferase family protein → MEFLDAHKKDKRKKWLENLLGRDWELETAGGSTGEAFSAKDGERKLFLKCNSSPFLAVLSAEGIVPKLLWTKRIANGDVITAQRWVNGRKLKPMEMKQPEVAALLGRIHRSTELLDMLKRIEAKVMTPEVLLQRLCTYSLPADQQSPIIFKAFEFLKARKSTVYYDNFVVCHCDMNHNNWIMDEEEGLFLVDWDGASVADPALDLSILLHWYVPKKEWHEWLDAYELDLNDQLLERMHWYIVWHTLEWMLSKGIYEDSGYVQVWLRYLNVLVEDDDRRITRLED, encoded by the coding sequence ATGGAATTTTTGGATGCTCACAAAAAGGACAAACGAAAAAAATGGCTAGAGAACCTTTTGGGAAGAGATTGGGAATTGGAAACAGCGGGCGGCTCCACCGGAGAAGCCTTTTCGGCCAAAGATGGCGAGCGAAAGCTGTTTCTGAAATGCAATTCTTCCCCTTTTTTAGCTGTGCTTTCCGCAGAGGGAATCGTTCCGAAACTGCTATGGACGAAACGGATCGCCAATGGAGATGTGATTACTGCCCAAAGGTGGGTGAACGGGCGAAAGCTAAAACCGATGGAGATGAAACAGCCGGAGGTAGCGGCACTTTTAGGGCGGATTCACCGGTCGACGGAACTGCTTGATATGTTAAAACGCATTGAAGCGAAAGTGATGACTCCGGAGGTGCTATTACAAAGGCTTTGTACATATTCGCTCCCTGCAGACCAACAATCACCCATCATATTTAAGGCATTTGAGTTTTTAAAAGCGAGGAAATCAACCGTTTACTACGATAATTTTGTCGTGTGCCATTGTGATATGAACCATAACAATTGGATCATGGATGAAGAAGAAGGGCTATTTCTCGTGGATTGGGACGGGGCTTCCGTTGCAGATCCGGCGTTGGATTTAAGCATTCTTCTTCATTGGTATGTGCCGAAAAAAGAATGGCATGAATGGTTGGACGCTTACGAGCTTGATCTGAATGATCAACTTCTGGAAAGAATGCATTGGTATATCGTCTGGCACACCCTTGAATGGATGTTAAGTAAAGGCATCTATGAAGATAGCGGGTATGTGCAAGTGTGGCTCCGTTATTTAAATGTTTTAGTGGAAGATGATGACCGGCGTATCACGCGTTTGGAGGATTAA
- a CDS encoding PTS transporter subunit IIC, whose product MRAYLKKKGVELSGRTYLITALSYMALGLFSSLIVGLIIQTAGEQIPDNIFIGGFLEDMGALAMSLLGPAIGVAVAYALKAPPLVMFSAVVSGAAGEELGGPAGAFIAVLISVECGKLISKETRFDILLTPFVTIATGFVLASTIGPAIGSGLEAFGSVINWATEQEPFTMSILVSALMGLALTFPISSAAIAIMLGLDGLAAGAATVGCCAQMVGFAVSSFRENRWGGLVSLGIGTSMLQVPNMVRNPWIVVPPTLAGMMLAPIAVIFFNMESNAEGAGMGTSGFVGQIMTFTTMGFTMQVFILILVFHIVLPGVLTYVIDRGLRKSGRIKDGDMTIEQG is encoded by the coding sequence ATGCGTGCTTATCTGAAGAAAAAAGGGGTCGAACTGTCAGGGCGTACATACCTGATAACAGCATTAAGCTACATGGCGTTAGGACTGTTTTCGTCGCTGATTGTTGGTTTGATCATTCAAACGGCCGGTGAGCAAATCCCGGACAATATTTTTATCGGTGGTTTTCTCGAAGATATGGGTGCCCTCGCGATGAGCCTCCTCGGTCCCGCGATTGGGGTTGCGGTTGCTTACGCGCTTAAAGCCCCTCCGCTTGTTATGTTTTCCGCAGTTGTCAGCGGGGCTGCCGGCGAAGAGTTGGGCGGGCCGGCAGGGGCGTTTATCGCGGTTTTAATTTCCGTGGAATGTGGAAAATTAATCTCCAAGGAAACGCGATTTGACATTCTTTTAACGCCTTTTGTTACGATAGCTACAGGTTTTGTGCTTGCTTCGACGATTGGGCCGGCGATTGGAAGCGGGTTGGAGGCTTTCGGGTCCGTCATCAACTGGGCGACGGAACAAGAGCCGTTCACGATGAGCATTCTCGTCTCGGCTTTGATGGGGCTGGCACTCACGTTCCCGATATCCAGTGCGGCGATCGCGATCATGTTAGGGCTTGATGGATTGGCAGCCGGAGCCGCGACAGTCGGTTGCTGTGCGCAGATGGTGGGATTTGCCGTCAGCAGTTTCCGCGAAAACCGGTGGGGAGGGCTTGTATCGCTTGGCATCGGGACCTCGATGTTGCAGGTGCCAAACATGGTGCGCAATCCATGGATTGTCGTCCCCCCAACGCTCGCCGGCATGATGCTTGCGCCAATCGCGGTTATCTTTTTCAATATGGAGAGCAATGCGGAAGGTGCCGGAATGGGCACAAGCGGCTTTGTCGGCCAGATCATGACCTTTACAACGATGGGTTTTACCATGCAAGTGTTTATTCTTATCCTGGTGTTTCACATTGTGCTGCCCGGTGTGCTAACGTATGTGATCGATCGGGGACTAAGAAAAAGCGGTCGCATTAAAGATGGAGATATGACCATTGAGCAAGGTTAA
- a CDS encoding nicotinate phosphoribosyltransferase, translating into MKEIDLKLQGKLKRLTNKTFKFDRRVGEGWFSAVYFLKTKEIIKKHKPDDIVTMQFFQKNHAVLCGTDEVIALLQTFADYPEELEIHSLQDGDKIEPYETVLTITGPYQHFGYLEGVIDGIFARRTSVATNVYEVVKAARSSGKQKPVIFMGDRDDHFTQQAGDGYAAFIGGSQAQSTHAMNEWWGRQGMGTMPHALIQMFHGDLVAASYAYRDMYPNDRLMALVDYNNDVITDSLRVAREFKDMLDSVRVDTSGSMVDQYFFRNPHEMGDFNPTGVNAPLIFALREALDAEDFHNVKITVSGGFTAERIQAYEDANVPVDSYGVGSSLLEKTISFTGDNVILNGHHEAKAGRKLRENPKMEQIDYS; encoded by the coding sequence ATGAAAGAAATTGATTTAAAATTACAAGGGAAGTTGAAACGTCTCACAAACAAAACATTTAAATTTGACAGACGTGTCGGCGAAGGTTGGTTTTCTGCCGTTTACTTTTTAAAAACGAAAGAAATTATAAAGAAACATAAACCCGACGATATTGTGACGATGCAATTTTTTCAAAAGAATCATGCTGTATTATGCGGGACAGATGAAGTGATCGCGCTCCTGCAGACGTTTGCGGATTATCCGGAAGAATTGGAGATTCACTCATTGCAAGACGGTGACAAAATCGAACCTTATGAAACGGTGCTGACGATTACGGGGCCCTATCAACATTTCGGTTATTTGGAAGGGGTCATTGACGGTATTTTCGCGCGCCGCACTTCCGTGGCTACCAATGTGTATGAAGTCGTCAAAGCAGCCCGGTCTTCAGGCAAGCAAAAACCGGTCATTTTCATGGGGGATCGCGATGATCATTTTACCCAACAGGCCGGCGATGGATACGCAGCGTTTATCGGGGGGTCACAAGCCCAATCCACCCATGCCATGAATGAATGGTGGGGGAGGCAAGGGATGGGGACGATGCCCCACGCCCTCATTCAAATGTTCCATGGCGATCTCGTGGCTGCCAGCTACGCGTATCGGGATATGTATCCTAATGATCGTTTAATGGCGCTTGTGGATTATAACAATGATGTGATCACGGATTCATTGCGAGTCGCCCGTGAATTCAAAGACATGCTTGATTCTGTGCGAGTGGATACATCAGGCAGTATGGTTGACCAATACTTTTTTAGAAATCCGCATGAGATGGGAGACTTTAACCCGACCGGCGTGAACGCGCCTTTAATCTTTGCGTTGCGTGAAGCTCTGGATGCGGAAGATTTTCATAATGTCAAAATTACCGTTAGCGGCGGCTTCACGGCCGAAAGAATCCAGGCGTATGAAGATGCAAACGTGCCGGTGGATTCATATGGCGTTGGCAGCAGCCTGTTGGAGAAGACAATTAGTTTTACGGGTGATAATGTAATTTTGAATGGCCATCATGAAGCGAAGGCAGGCCGAAAGCTTCGGGAAAATCCGAAAATGGAGCAGATTGATTATTCATGA
- the murC gene encoding UDP-N-acetylmuramate--L-alanine ligase: MTSYHLIGIKGSGMSALAQILHDMDETVQGSDVDKFFFTQNPLEKRGIPIYAFHKQNVNREHTIVASAAYNDDNEEIAEANTQGLSVKAYPTFLGELASRFTSIAVTGTHGKTSTTGLLSHVLGSYRPTSYLIGDGTGKGEKDSSFFVFEACEYRRHFLNYCPDYAIITNIDYDHPDYFQDINDVVDAFDEMAAQVNKAIIACGDDEYLQTLNAPVPIVYYGIEGNHDFTAKNIQSNEGGTNFDVMIRGDYFETFTIPGHGDHNVLNALAVIALCHYEQMPTETMKKRLADFPGVKRRFTEKKWGSQLLVDDYAHHPTEIEATIDAARSKFPDREIVAVFQPHTFTRTVTFIQEFADVLKLADVVYLCDIFGSTREKQGQTTIEDLLGLIPEARLMQTADVDRLANHHDSVLLFMGAGDIQKYQSAYEEISSSKA, from the coding sequence ATGACTAGTTACCACTTGATTGGCATAAAAGGATCGGGAATGAGTGCGTTGGCTCAAATTCTTCATGATATGGATGAGACCGTGCAAGGATCCGATGTAGATAAATTTTTCTTTACACAAAACCCTTTGGAAAAACGAGGCATTCCAATATACGCGTTCCATAAACAAAATGTAAACCGTGAACATACCATTGTAGCTTCGGCAGCTTATAATGACGATAACGAAGAGATTGCGGAAGCAAATACACAAGGACTTTCCGTTAAGGCTTACCCGACTTTTTTGGGTGAGTTGGCATCTCGGTTTACGTCCATTGCTGTTACCGGAACGCATGGGAAAACTTCAACGACGGGATTGCTTTCCCATGTGCTCGGTTCTTACCGGCCGACATCCTACCTAATTGGTGATGGCACCGGGAAAGGTGAGAAAGACAGTTCGTTTTTCGTTTTTGAAGCATGTGAATACCGGCGGCATTTCCTCAACTATTGTCCGGATTACGCGATCATAACAAACATTGATTATGATCATCCTGATTACTTTCAAGACATTAATGATGTCGTCGATGCTTTTGATGAAATGGCCGCTCAAGTGAACAAAGCCATCATTGCCTGTGGAGACGATGAGTATTTACAAACCCTCAATGCCCCGGTACCCATTGTTTATTATGGCATCGAGGGCAACCACGATTTCACGGCAAAAAATATTCAAAGCAATGAAGGCGGCACGAATTTTGATGTAATGATCAGAGGAGATTATTTCGAAACGTTCACGATTCCCGGCCATGGCGACCATAACGTATTAAATGCGCTCGCGGTCATTGCGCTCTGTCATTACGAACAGATGCCAACCGAAACGATGAAAAAACGATTAGCAGACTTCCCCGGTGTAAAAAGACGATTCACCGAGAAAAAATGGGGATCACAGTTGCTCGTCGATGACTATGCGCATCATCCGACAGAGATTGAAGCGACGATTGACGCGGCCAGATCAAAATTTCCGGATCGTGAAATCGTAGCTGTGTTTCAGCCGCACACGTTTACGAGAACCGTTACATTTATTCAGGAATTTGCGGATGTGTTGAAGCTGGCGGATGTCGTTTATTTGTGCGATATCTTCGGCTCTACGAGAGAAAAGCAAGGCCAAACGACGATTGAAGATTTATTGGGCTTAATTCCAGAAGCTCGATTAATGCAAACGGCCGATGTCGATAGACTCGCAAACCATCATGATAGTGTGTTACTGTTTATGGGGGCAGGAGATATTCAAAAATACCAAAGCGCCTACGAGGAAATTTCTTCATCCAAAGCATGA
- a CDS encoding PepSY domain-containing protein, giving the protein MKVTDVLVGAAVGFAAGYAVKEACAQKDVSPEKALKQVKSNVQPRIPVNGSWIHMNPEHYEKNHIDYDVYRGGISSNEDGQTKQMDFVVDAKTGTILELDKQ; this is encoded by the coding sequence ATGAAAGTCACAGATGTGCTCGTCGGAGCTGCCGTCGGATTCGCTGCAGGCTATGCAGTTAAAGAAGCCTGTGCGCAAAAAGACGTCTCCCCCGAGAAAGCACTCAAACAAGTAAAATCAAATGTACAGCCCCGCATCCCCGTGAACGGTTCTTGGATTCACATGAACCCGGAGCACTATGAAAAAAACCACATTGACTATGATGTTTATCGTGGCGGGATCTCCAGCAATGAAGACGGGCAAACGAAGCAAATGGATTTTGTGGTGGACGCGAAAACAGGCACAATTCTGGAATTGGACAAGCAGTGA
- a CDS encoding YtoQ family protein, with the protein MELNVYLAGQIHDDWRETVKQKAAEKDLPVRFFEPMTNHDRSDNIGEEILGEQPNAIFKDEAASAFNNLRTNVLMQKADVVLALFGDQYKQWNAAMDVGTATALNKPLILVRPESLHHPSKEMANQAQVVVNDLDQAIEAISYIFQNE; encoded by the coding sequence ATGGAACTTAATGTTTACTTAGCCGGACAAATTCATGACGACTGGAGGGAAACGGTCAAACAAAAAGCAGCGGAGAAAGATCTTCCCGTCCGTTTTTTTGAGCCGATGACCAACCATGACCGTTCCGACAATATTGGCGAAGAGATTCTCGGCGAGCAGCCGAATGCCATTTTTAAGGACGAAGCTGCTTCCGCGTTCAATAATTTGCGAACCAACGTGCTCATGCAAAAAGCCGATGTCGTACTCGCCTTATTCGGGGACCAATACAAACAATGGAACGCGGCCATGGATGTGGGGACGGCGACTGCATTAAACAAACCGCTTATATTGGTTCGCCCTGAATCACTCCATCACCCATCCAAAGAAATGGCCAACCAAGCGCAAGTTGTCGTCAATGATCTCGACCAAGCGATCGAAGCAATTTCCTATATTTTTCAAAATGAGTAA
- a CDS encoding M42 family metallopeptidase encodes MDKQTKDMFRTLTEMPGPPGHEHQVRAYVKKALDNYADEIVQDKLGSVFGVKKGQPEDPKVMVAGHMDEVGFMVTSVNKKGLIKFQPLGGWWSQVLLAQQVTVMTDNGPIPGVIGSTPPHLLSEQVRKKPMAMDKMYIDIGADDHEDAERLGVRPGAPIVPVCSFTPMANEKKIMAKAWDNRYGVGLSIELLKEVKNEELPNTLYSGATVQEEVGLRGAQTAANMIRPDIFFAVDASPANDTTVQKGEFGQIGKGALLRIYDGTMITHRGMRDFVLDTAESGDIPYQYFVSPGGTDAGRVHTSGDGVPSAVVGVCARYIHTGASILHVDDYAAAKELITSLVRKTDRGTVESIYSQA; translated from the coding sequence ATGGACAAACAAACGAAAGATATGTTCCGCACGTTGACGGAGATGCCGGGGCCTCCCGGGCATGAACATCAGGTGCGGGCTTATGTGAAAAAAGCGCTTGATAACTATGCAGATGAAATTGTTCAAGATAAGTTAGGTAGTGTTTTCGGTGTCAAGAAAGGACAACCGGAAGATCCTAAAGTGATGGTCGCCGGGCACATGGATGAGGTCGGGTTCATGGTGACATCGGTGAATAAAAAAGGGCTGATTAAATTTCAACCGCTCGGGGGCTGGTGGAGCCAAGTGCTGCTTGCCCAGCAAGTGACGGTGATGACAGATAATGGTCCGATCCCCGGGGTTATCGGTTCGACACCACCGCATCTTCTTAGTGAACAAGTTCGGAAGAAACCGATGGCGATGGACAAAATGTACATTGATATCGGCGCCGACGATCATGAGGATGCGGAACGGCTCGGCGTTCGCCCGGGAGCTCCGATTGTGCCCGTTTGTTCTTTTACGCCAATGGCGAATGAGAAAAAAATCATGGCAAAAGCTTGGGACAATCGTTATGGTGTCGGACTATCGATTGAATTGCTCAAAGAAGTGAAAAACGAGGAGCTTCCGAATACGTTGTATTCAGGTGCCACTGTGCAAGAGGAAGTGGGCTTGCGCGGGGCGCAAACAGCGGCGAATATGATTCGGCCGGATATTTTCTTCGCCGTGGACGCGAGCCCGGCGAACGACACGACCGTTCAAAAAGGGGAATTCGGACAAATTGGAAAAGGGGCGCTGCTACGCATTTATGATGGGACGATGATCACCCATCGAGGCATGCGCGACTTTGTGCTCGACACAGCCGAAAGCGGAGATATTCCTTATCAATATTTCGTTTCTCCCGGAGGCACGGACGCGGGCAGGGTTCATACATCAGGGGACGGGGTGCCTTCCGCGGTCGTCGGTGTTTGTGCCCGTTATATTCATACCGGCGCATCGATTTTGCATGTGGACGATTATGCTGCGGCAAAAGAACTAATAACATCGCTTGTGCGTAAAACCGATCGCGGCACGGTAGAGAGTATTTATTCACAGGCTTAA
- the trmB gene encoding tRNA (guanosine(46)-N7)-methyltransferase TrmB, with translation MRLRRRPGALEVLRERPGIVPQKPEQLRGQWTVDEPLHVELGTGKGRFLALMAEKYPTISFIGMEKMESVLSFAVERMEQQNNVCFIHGNVADIHDYFADGEVDRIYLNFTDPWPKNRHEKRRLTYPAFLNTYKEVLSSRGDIHLKTDNEDFFTYSLEQFSRSGYHFNNLTLDLHAHEPEENVRTEYEEKFAKRQQRIFRVEAYLPG, from the coding sequence ATGAGATTGAGAAGGCGGCCGGGTGCACTTGAGGTGCTTCGTGAGCGTCCGGGAATTGTGCCGCAAAAACCGGAACAACTGCGCGGCCAATGGACCGTGGATGAACCGCTTCATGTTGAGTTAGGGACAGGCAAGGGGCGCTTTTTGGCGCTGATGGCTGAAAAATACCCGACCATTTCATTTATTGGCATGGAAAAAATGGAAAGTGTGCTCTCTTTTGCAGTCGAACGAATGGAACAGCAGAATAATGTGTGTTTCATACATGGCAATGTCGCTGATATACATGATTATTTTGCGGATGGAGAAGTTGACCGTATTTATTTAAACTTCACCGATCCGTGGCCGAAAAATCGCCATGAAAAACGGCGGCTAACGTATCCGGCTTTTTTAAACACGTATAAAGAGGTCTTGTCCTCGCGCGGAGACATCCACCTGAAAACGGACAATGAAGATTTTTTCACTTACTCATTGGAACAGTTTTCCCGGAGTGGCTATCACTTTAATAATTTAACCCTCGACCTTCATGCCCATGAACCGGAGGAGAATGTTCGCACGGAATATGAGGAAAAGTTTGCGAAACGACAGCAGCGGATTTTTCGGGTTGAGGCTTATCTCCCGGGGTAG
- a CDS encoding DUF1444 family protein, translating into MAKKSKVLERIKQEFSEHQINMDEETRQVRIDHEALGKGLTLDLPRLETKFENKGEGGFQETVSYIQETFAAMKKQKSLSGSEQMIYPVIRSTSFPTETEDGKELIVEPHTGETRIYYALDQGKTYALIDRQMLDREGLSEQKMKEAARFNIRSLSIPTRADDVAGNRFYFVNTNDGYDASRILNDAWVKEIAESINGELALAVPHQDVFILADIQNEQGYDVLGQMTFKFFGEGRMPITALPFIYEEGKIEPIFILARKKPKE; encoded by the coding sequence ATGGCAAAGAAATCCAAAGTGTTGGAACGCATCAAACAGGAGTTTTCAGAACATCAAATAAATATGGACGAAGAAACCCGACAAGTGCGCATCGATCATGAAGCGCTTGGCAAAGGATTGACCCTTGATCTCCCCCGTTTGGAAACAAAATTTGAAAATAAGGGAGAGGGAGGATTTCAAGAAACGGTTTCTTACATTCAAGAGACTTTTGCAGCCATGAAAAAACAGAAATCATTGTCCGGCAGCGAGCAAATGATCTATCCGGTCATCCGCTCCACATCTTTTCCTACGGAAACGGAGGATGGAAAGGAATTAATCGTGGAACCCCATACCGGTGAGACGCGTATTTATTATGCCTTGGACCAAGGGAAGACCTATGCGTTAATCGATCGGCAAATGTTGGACCGTGAAGGCTTAAGCGAGCAAAAAATGAAAGAAGCAGCCCGCTTTAATATTCGCTCCCTTTCCATCCCGACTAGAGCAGATGATGTAGCCGGGAATCGTTTTTATTTCGTGAATACGAATGATGGGTATGACGCGAGCAGAATATTAAATGACGCTTGGGTAAAAGAGATAGCCGAGAGCATTAACGGGGAGCTGGCCCTTGCCGTGCCCCATCAGGATGTTTTCATTCTCGCCGATATCCAAAATGAACAAGGGTACGATGTGCTCGGACAAATGACGTTTAAATTTTTCGGCGAGGGGCGAATGCCAATCACGGCACTTCCATTCATTTATGAGGAAGGAAAAATTGAACCGATCTTTATCTTGGCACGCAAAAAACCAAAAGAATAG